ATGAAGACCGGATTATACGTCCCGATCGAATCGTACCCGAGTCCGGCGATATACGGTGCGATAAGGCCAGAAATGGCAAACGACCCGGAAATCAGGCCGAACACCGCGTTGATGTTTTCTCGACCGAACAGGTCCGCGGTCAACGGCGACAGCAGCGCTCCGTTCCCACCGTAGCCGATGCCATAGACGAACGCGAAGGCGAGGAGTGCCCAACTACTCGTCGCGAACGGCAGTGCAACCGTCGCGAGACCCATAACCGCCGAGCAGATTCCGAACACCGCCGTGCGGCCGACTGCGTCCGCGATGTGACCGATTCCGACTCGAGCGACGGCACTCGCGCCGCCGATGATCGCGATCACCATCGCGCCGACGGCCGCCGAAATCCCTAGGTCCGTCACGTGCACGACGATGTGCGAGAACACGACGTACAACGTGGTGTAGATGGCGACCCAGCCGACGAACAAGCAAAAGAACGACGGCGTGAACGCGATTCGCCGGACGGCCTCGAGTTGCTCACGTAAGCTCTCGTCGGTGGCCGGCGTCGGCTCGCCGACGAACTCGTCTTCCGGCGGCGTCACGTCGGCAGTGAGTGGATCGTCCCGGATTAAGACGGCCGCGACGAGCAGTAACGCGGTCGCGCCCGCGGCGAGGAGTACAAACGCCGTTCGCCAGCCCGTTTCTTCGATGAGCGCAGTCGACGCCGGCGCGACGAAGAGCATTCCCGCACCGAGGCCGGCGGAGGCGATACCGCCGGCGAGGCCGACGTGTCGATCGAACCAGCGCGGAACCGTCGCGTACGAGACGACGTACACTGCACACATGCCGAAACCGGTGATGACACCGTAGAAGAGAAACAGTGCGAGCAACGACTCGGCCTGACTGGTTCCGAGGAGTCCGACGCAGAGGAGTCCCGTTCCAGCCAGCAGAATCTGACGCGTTCCGTATCGATCGACGAGCGCACCGACGAGTACCGCGCCGATGTAGAGCGTGAACGTCTGGAGACCGAACGCGATCGACGTGACGCCTCGAGAGTGGCCGAACTCGGCGAGTATTCGCTCGAAGAACACGCCGAAGGAGTACGAGAGTCCGAAGACGACGAACGTTCCGATAAAACACGCGACGACGACGATCCAACCGTAATAGAACCCATCTTCGTCGCTCTCGCTAGGCATAGGTGTGAATGTCACGCAGTATTCTTAAAGGATCAGTTAGCGGTTAGGTGTGAGTCGAAACTGAGCGGTGACGAGACGATGCCAGCGAAAGAAGTGTTGTGAACGGCAACGGCGGTGCCGCCTCGGTCGACGGCAGTGTTCGAGTGATCAGTACGGGACGACGTACAGCGCGATCGCCAGGAACGGCGTCAGCAGGATCATCATCGTGATCGCGTAGCCGAACATATCACGTGCACGAAGTCCGGTGATCGCGAGCAGCGGAATCGCCCAGAACGGGTTCAGCAGGTTCGTGTGAGCGTCACCCACTCCGTAGGCGGCGATCGTCTGGCCGTGTGGAATGCCCAGTTCCGCACCTGCACTCATCATTGGCCCGCCGACGATGGTCCACTCGCCGCCCGCAGACGGCACGAACACGTTGAGGATACCGGCAGTGATCCAGGCGATGACCGGGAACGTCGCCGGCGTCGCGATCGACAGCAGGAACTCCGTCATCGTATCCACCAGCCCGGTCCCTTCCATGATCCCGATGATCCCCGCGTAGAACGGGAACTGCAGGATGATCCCGGAACTCGAGTGGACCGCGTCGTAGAACTCCTCGAGGTAGTCGATCGGACTCGTGTACAGGATGAGTCCGACCATAATGAATCCGAAGTTGAGCACGTTCAGATCCAGTGCGTCGAGTCCTTGCACGAAGAACGCTCGAACGAACAGCGCGACACCCGTCAGCGCGAGTACCCCGCCGATTACCTTGCTGTTGTTGATTTTGTCCGCCGGCGCTGACGACTCCTCTTCCGGACGCATGTCGCCCTCATTCGGCGATTCTTTGTCCGCGAGGTCAGCCTGCTGGCTCCCGCCATCAGCCGCTACGTCGGCATCCCCGTCAGCGTCCGCACTCGAGTCGTCCGAGGACTCCTCCTCGCCATCGTTCATCTCTTCGCGACTGAGGTACTGGCTCATCCCTCGTGCGTACTCCCCTGGTGGAGTGAGCAAGTAGAGACAGATCGACGCGTAAACGATGGCGAGAACGGTCAACATCAACGGGTACGGGTGGAAAACCCACTCCGTCGCCGGGATGACGGTGTCGACGACACCCTGTTCCATGAAGACGTTACCCTCCGTCGCCTGGAGCAGTCCCGCCGAACTGGACATCCCCCACCCCCAGGTGAGGCTCATGCCAAGGTAACCGGCGACGGCGACGAGCGGGTAGTGCAGTTGCATCCCGTTCTGTTCGGCGTACTTCCCCATCTCTCGAGCGAGAATCGCACCGAAGATGAGTCCGAGCCCCCAGGAGATCCACCCGACCATCATCGCGCCGACGCCGACCACGACGACGGCCTGTTTTCCGTTGTTGGGGAGCCGAACGATTCGGTCGATTACTCCCTTTACCCACGGATGGTACGCGACGACGAACGCGGTTACCAGAATCAACACCATCTGCATCGCGAAGTCGAGCAGATCCCAGAATCCGCCGTACCACGAGAGTGCGATTTCCGTCGCGCCTGCGCCCTCGGATAGGAAAGCGATCACCGCCGCGACGTACGTGAGCAGTATCGCGAACAGAAACGGACTCGGCATCCATCGTTCCACCCTGTCAGCGATCCCTTCCCCGAACCGTTGAACCGGGGTCATCTGTGCCTCTGAAGACTCCTGTATGTCAGACATACACTCACAAGATAAAAGCATTCATTATTATATAAGGTGAAAGCAGAAGAAATGTCCTATATACAATAGATTATATAGTATTCGTAGAGCCAGGATAGGCATGCGTCTATACCCACAGCTGACGGGGAACGAACGACAATGCGAACGCGTCCCGCAGTTATCGATCGGTTTTTTATAAATATAACTCCCACTGGACAAGTTCATAGCTCGGAGGAGTCGGCGCAATTGTCAGCAGTTGCTAATCGTGGTCTCAGATTCCACACCGCTGTCGGCGACTCGACAGCCCCAACTCGACCGGAGACGACTCGAGCGAGCACAAACGCACTGCTTGGGCAAGCACAAACGTAGTACACTGATTAGTGTTACCGAGCGGTTAGCGAGCGTGGGCGACCGCCAGAAGGGAGGCAAACGAAACCACACGTTACGAAAGCTTTTTATAGAACCCCAAACAATCCTTCGTCTGACTATGGCACAACAGATGGGCAACCAGCCTCTCATCGTTCTCTCGGAGGATAGCCAGCGGACGTCCGGCAAAGACGCACAGTCGATGAACGTACAGGCCGGCAAGGCCGTTGCCGAGTCCGTCCGGACCACACTCGGTCCGAAAGGAATGGACAAGATGCTTGTCGATTCCTCGGGCAACGTCATCGTCACGAACGACGGTGTCACCCTCCTCTCGGAGATGGAGATCGATCACCCAGCCGCCGACATGATCGTCGAAGTCGCCGAGACTCAGGAGGACGAGGTTGGCGACGGCACCACGAGCGCCGTCGTCATCTCCGGTGAACTCCTCAGCCAGGCCGAAGAACTCCTCGAGCAGGATATCCACGCGACCACGCTCGCACAGGGATACCGTCAGGCCGCCGAGGAAGCCACTGAAGCCCTCGAAGAGATCGCCATCGACGTCGACGAGGACGACACCGAAATCCTCGAGCAGATCGCCGCGACCGCGATGACGGGCAAGGGCGCGGAGAACGCCCGCGACCTCCTCTCGGAACTCGTCGTCGAGGCCGTCCAGTCGGTCGCCGACGGCGACGACATCGACACGGACAACATCAAAGTCGAGAAGGTCGTCGGCAGTTCCATCGACGAGTCCGAACTCGTCGAGGGTGTCATCGTCGACAAGGAGCGCGTCTCCGACAACATGCCGTACTTCGCGGAAGACGCCTCCGTCGCCATCGTCGACGGCGACCTCGAGATCAAAGAGACCGAAATCGACGCCGAAGTCAACGTCACCGACCCCGACCAACTCGAGCAGTTCTTAGAGCAAGAGGAGACCCAACTGCGCGAGATGGCCGAGCAGGTCGCAGACGCCGGTGCCGACGTCGTCTTCGTCGACGGCGGCATCGACGACATGGCCCAGCACTACCTCGCACAGGAGGGAATCATCGCCGTCCGCCGCGTCAAATCCAGCGACCAGAGTCAGCTGGCACGCGCGACCGGCGCGACGCCCGTCACCAGCGTCGACGACCTCAGCGAGGACGACCTCGGCTTCGCCGGTAGCGTCGCCCAGAAGGAGATCGCTGGCGATCAGCGCATCTTCGTCGAAGACGTCGACGACGCCAAGGCCGTCACCCTCATCCTCCGCGGTGGCACCGAGCACGTCATCGACGAGGTCGACCGCGCCATCGAGGACTCGCTGGGCGTCGTGCGCACGACCCTCGAGGACGGCAAAGTCCTCGCCGGCGGCGGTGCCCCAGAGGTCGACCTCTCGCTCGCACTTCGTGACTACGCAGACTCCGTCGGCGGCCGCGAGCAACTCGCCGTCGAAGCCTTCGCGGACGCACTCGAAGTCATCCCACGAACGCTCGCCGAGAACGCTGGCCTCGATCCCATCGACTCGCTCGTCGAACTGCGCGCCGACCACGACGGCGGCGACACGGCCTCCGGTCTCGACGCCTACACCGGCGACACGATCGACATGGGTGAGGAAGGCGTCTACGAGCCGCTTCGCGTGAAGACACAGGCCATCGAATCCGCAACCGAAGCTGCAGTCATGCTGCTTCGCATCGACGACGTCATCGCTGCCGGCGACCTCGCCGTCGCCGACGACGACGACGGCGAAGACATGCCACCAGGCGGTGGCATGGGCGGCGGTATGGGCGGTATGGGCGGTGGCATGGGCGGCATGATGTAAGGGAGGTTCGGAGGTCGTAGACCGAGAACCTCCGAACACGAGCGGGGAACGTAGTGACCCGCGATGTAAAACTAAATTTTGCTCTGCAGGCCGCCTTCGGCGGCCCTCGGCAAAATTTAGTATAAAAGCCTCCTCCGTCCGTTACGGGACGCAAAGCGTCCCTTCACATCAGTCGTCGGCCCGAGCGCGGCTCTGCCGCGCTCGGGGAACGGCTTCGTTCGGGTTCTCCGAACCGCTCACTCGCCGACAAACCGCTGTGGAGTGATTTACAGATCGCTGGCTGAGGGAGGTTCGTTCACTACCACTCGAGCACCCGTTCACGACTCGAGTCGGCCCAATACCGCTACGTTGGACCTGCAGATTCGTTATCGATCTTTCGTTCTCACTCGAGTTGGACCAAATTTAGACTCGAGACACGCGTTCGACACCAGTTTGTCACTCGCAGAACCCATTTGTCCGACCAATCAGGACGAATTAAGTAGGTTCCCGCAATATTCGCCACCATGAACACGCTTCTGCTGGATAGCGAGGACGTCGAGGAGTACGCACGCCTCGAGGACGTCATCGACGCCGTCGAGCAGGCCTTCGCGGCCTTCGAGCGCGGTGATACACAGATGCCTGCGAAGTCCTACATCGACTTGCCACAGTACAACGGCGACTTTCGGTCGATGCCGGCGTACCTCGAGACTGGGGAGTGGGACGCCGCCGGGTTGAAGTGGGTCAACGTCCACCCCGACAACCCGACGGATCACGACCTGCCGACCGTGCTGGGGACGATGATCTACTCAGATCCCGAGACGGCCTTCCCGCTCGCGGTGATGGACGGCACGACGCTGACGATGAAACGAACCGGCGCGGCGGCCGCCGTCGCCACCGACTACCTCGCCGTCGACGACGCCTCGAGTCTCGGCCTCGTCGGCGCTGGCGTTCAGTCCTACACGCAACTGCGAGCGATTACCGAAATTCGGGACATCTCGACGGTCGTCGTCTCCGATCCGGACGAAGCGCGTGTCGAACGATTCGTCGACACCTTCGAGGACCAATTTGACGTTCGAGCCGGCTCCATCGAAGACGCTGGCCACTGTGACGTTCTCTCGACAGTGACACCGGTCGAAGACCCGATCGTCGGCCTCGACGACATCGGCGAACGCACGCACGTCAACGCGATCGGTGCCGACGCCGAGGGAAAACACGAACTGAGCGACGACCTCCTGTCCGAGGCGGCGATCGTCATCGACGACCACGAACAGTGCACTCACTCCGGCGAGATCAACGTCCCCTACAGCGAGGGGGCGCTGACCGACAACGATCTTCACGGCGAGATCGGCGAAGTCGTCGTCGGCTCGAAGCCGGGTCGAACCGATGAGACCGGCGTCACCGTCTTCGATTCGACGGGGCTCGCGATTCAGGACGTCGCCGCCGCCCACGTCGTCTACGAGAATGCGAGCGAGGCGACGGACGGCCACCCATTCGACCTCGTCGGCGTCGGTTCCTCGACGTAACCGTTCTTCTCCCCTCACTCAGCGATCGCGAAGTCGTCGAGGAATCGATCCCGTCATCGGTAGTTCCTCACAGTAGTAAGCGACCGGCTCACCCGTCGGCTCCGGCAGTCCGTTCGCCTCGAGCATCGTGTTTTCTTCGATCGTCACGTGTGCGGGCTGTAACGGCCAGGGGTCGTGTGCGATTTCACCGGCCAACACGCCACCGGCTTCGGGGGCGTAGAACCGACGGCGCTCGACGAGCCAGTGTGCGAGCGAGCCCGGCTTTGGCTCGAACACGTCCCCCTCGGGCCGGTAGCTGGCCGAGAACCGAGCGGCGGTCGTTCGCTCGAACTGTGGACGAGCACCCGCTGCGAGTTGACTCCGCACGCTCGAGAACGCGACCGACTCCTCGGTCGCCCCGACTCGCATGTGCGCGTGAAAGACCGGGAGTCTGGTCGTGCGACCGACCACACCCGCGACGAGTGGCGTTCCAACGTCAATACTGAAGAAAAACAGCGCGGGGTCGCCGCGATATCGAACGTACGTCCGTACGTTGAGTTCGGCGACCGCCGTCCGAAGCGCGGGCGGCGTTCCACGAATCCCTGCGTTCGTGAGGACGAACGGCAGGACGCTCACCCAGGCCTCGCCATCGCGCGTCTCGAGTGTCAACTCGTCGGGGACGTGTGGACGCAACGCGTCGGGATCGACGGGCCAGTTGACGAACAATCCATTTCGCCACGTCATCGAGACGACGTGCGGTGTGATCGGTGACGATCCGTCTGCGAACGTCCATCGGAACGGGCTGGTTCGCTTCCGTGTCGGTCGTCGTGTCCGTATCTCTTCTTGATATGTCATCCTCGAGTGTGAACAGACGTGCTGTCAGCGACACTACGACGGGAACGAGCATAAAGAAGCCAGCTACCAGTCAGTTCTTGTGGCGGAGTTCGAGTAGACACGCGACCGAATCCGACCACTCGAGTCGAACGAGCGGATTCGGTCCGCTGTCCGCCTCAGTCGGCCGGTTCGATGTCGGGGTCGCTACCGGAGCCAATCTCGGTGTCCGTCGCACTCGAGTCCGAGAACGTGACGTCGGTGCCGTCGGAGTCCCCACCCGTTCTGGCGTCTCGCAGGTCGACCATCGCGTCCGTCGCCCGGAGGACGAGGATGCCAAATCCGATCCGCGTCGCGATGTCGAGGTACGCACCGACGAAGATGCCGCCGAAGGCGTCGAGCAAGCCAATTCCCTGCCGAGAGATGACGCCGATCACGAGGTAGCCGACCCAGAGCAACAACAACAGGTTGCGGAGCTTTCCGAAGAGCAATACCCGTTCGCCGCTCGTCTGGCCCGAACGTGCCGTTATCGGCCAGACGAGCGTGTAGATGAGCACTCCGAGGACGACGACTGTCAGTCCGTTCAGCACCAGCGCCTCCGGTGGCGTCTGGAAGACGCCGACGATCGTCACGCTGATCCACGCGAACACGAGAACGACGAGCGTGACGAGTTGTCGCCGACTCGCGCCGGCGATCATACCGGCGAGGACGACCATGATCGGCGTCGCGACGTAGTATTCGACGTACCGCGTCAACGCGACCGGCTCGCCGTCAGGCGTTGTAAACCGAAGCAACTCGAGTGACATCCCGAGGTACGCGAGCGAGAGCGTTCCACAGATGATCGGCACCGGCAGGTAGTACCGACGGAGGCCCGCCGGCTTGCGGGCGACCCACACGAGGAACGCGACCGTCGCGAGCGCCGTGATTGCCGCACCGATTCGGTACATCTCGAGTTCGGGAATCATCGGTCCTCACCTCCGGCGTCGGAAAAGACGAGGTGTGAACCGTCGTCGTCGCCTTCGTCTGCAGAAACGCTGAACTGGTCGACGGCGTCGGCGAGTTCCATTGCTCGGTCGTCGAGTCGAGTCGCTTCTGCGGAGACGTCGGTGATCGTCGCCGTCGTCTCTTCGGCCGCAGCAGCGACTTGCTGGGCCTGTGAGGTCGTCTCTGCGGCCACGCTCGCGACGTCTTGAACGATCGTCGCGAGCTCCTCGGTGGATGTCGCCTGTTCGTCCGTCGCCTGGTCGATTTCCTGAACACCCGCAGTCACCTGTTCGATCTCCAAGGCGATCCGATCGAGGCCGTCCGCGAGCGTTTCGACCTGGTGGGTCGCAGCGCCGATCGTTTCCTCGGTCGCCTCGATCTGTTCGACACTGGTCGTCGCCCGCTGTTGTACCGATTCGATCATTGCTTCGACGTCGTCGACTGCTTCTTGGGTCTGCTCTGCGAGTTCCTTGACCTCGTCTGCGACGGCCTGGAATCCCTCGCCGTCTCCCGACGCGCTCCCAGAGCGGGCGGATTCGATCGCCGCGTTCAACGCCAGCATGTTCGTCTGCGCCGCGATGTCGTCGATCAGTTCGACGACCTGTTGAATCTGCTCGGCCTCGCGCTCGAGGTCGTGAATCGTCGACGCGACGGTGTCAGTTCGCTCGCCGGCATCGTGCATCTCGTCGGTGAGCTCCGTCGCCGCCACCTGGCCGTCCGTCGCCAGGTCGTCGACCTGACTCGACTGGTCTGCGATCGTACTCGTCGCCGCGGCGACTTCCTCGACGGTCGCCGACAGCTCCTTGACTTCCGTCGTCGCCGTCTCGAGGTCCTCAGCCTGCGCGGAGGACCCGTCCGAAATTTCCTGAATCGACGCGCTGACTTCCTCGCTGGCTCGGCTAATCTCCTCGGAACTCGTCTGAACTTCGGTGCTCGTGTGCGCGACATCCTGGGAGATGCGCTCGACCTGGGCCACCGCCCGTTCGAGATCCGTAATCATCTCGTTGAACGAGTCGGCGATCTCGACCATCGCCTCGTGGTCCGTTTCGGCCTCGAGTCGCTGCTGAAGGTCCCCGCCAGCGCACGCGGACATCACGTCGCCAAAGCGCTGGGCTTCGGCCTCGAGTTCGCGGTTTCGCCGCGCGGTCTGGCGCTGGGCCTCGCGTGCGCGTTCGCGTTCGTCCTCGAGGTCTGCCATCGTCGTGTCGAGGTCGTCACGCATCGTGCCGAAGGAGTCATAGAGACTGCCGACCTCGTCGATCCGGTTCGTCTCGAGGTCGACTGTGAGGTTGCCATCACCCATCTGTTCGGCCTTGTCTGCGAGGCGGCGGAGTTTCAGCGAGAGGTTGCCGCCGAGGACGATGCCGACGAAGCCGAGGTTGATGACGAAGATGAACGCGAGCGTCGCAACGCTCGCCGTCGCGACGTTGTGCGCGCCGAAGACGTCCGCTTCAGCGCCGTAGGTCGTGAGCTGAAGGGGTGTGTCGCCGTCTGTGATGGTCGCCGTCGTGCCAGCGTACTCCTGAGTCGCGTCGTCGGGCATGCCAGTGGCGATATCGGCGTCGTCACCCGAGAGTGCGGCGAGCACGGTCTCGTCACCCACGTCGGCTTCGGTACCGGCCGTGAGGAGCACCTCGCCGTCTCCGTCGGTGACGACCGTTCGGTAGTCGTCGTTCGGTTCGATCACGGACTCGAGGCCACTCGCCGGTGCAGAGAGGGCGACGTATCGGTCCTCACCATCGTCCGCGGGGGCACTCACGACGTGTGAGAGGACGTCCTCGTCACTCGAGAGCGAGTCGTGTGGCGCAGTTGGTCCGTCCGTTTCGCCGTCGACGCTAATGGCGAAATCCTCGCCGGTCGCGTCGCTTGCACTGCTGGCGAGGACCTCGCCGTCGCCGTCGAGATAATGTAATTCGGTGATTCGATCGTCGCGATCGGTTTGCACGTCTGCAAAGCGGTCGTCTATCGCGTCAGTATCACCGTCGTCGACGCTCGCGTCCGCAGCGAGACCGTCGGCCGTCGCGGCGTTCGTCTCGAGCCACTCGTCCGCGACGTCGCTTCGATCCGCTGCGTGATCGGTGAACTGCTGTTCGGTCGTCGCGCCGACTGCGCCCGACGCGTGAGCGAAAAAGAGCGCGGAGACGAAAATCGTCAACACGGCTACCGCGACGAATATCACGCCGATTTTCACACTGTACGATCGTCTGAGTCGGTCTGGGGTGTAGTCCTCGAGTGCCATAGTGGTCCGTGGCCGTATCGATCAACCCGATACGGAAACGTATCATCTGTACTAGACAGTCACGATAAGTTAATGTATCGATTATCGTAAACGACCGCTGCATCGAGAGTCGCATTCGCGATTAGATGGGACCAATAAGAGAGATGAACGATCGGCACGTACCCAGAAATAGAACTCGAGAACCCCTCTCCGTCGAAGATAGTCGACCGTCGGTCAGAGACGGGACGCGTCGTCGCCGGGGTCCACGGTACAATTGGGAACCCGACACACATGTAACCGAACCGGAGGTTCCGGTGAATTTCGTTGAAAATCGTTTATTTGCGATGGCCGGGATGGCGGGGCGCGAGAAGACAGGGAAGACGGCGGGTGACACAACGGTGGAGATCGGGCGGGGGAAAACGCTCAGTCCTCGATTTCGATCGCTGGTCGGCCCGGTTCGGCGTTTTTGTGAACGCTCTCTGGGACCTCCACAGCGTGAACGACGGATACCGGCGCGTCGAACTCGCGTTCGATCAGCCACGCGGCCGACTCGAGGGTGGCGTGTTCGGCCTCGGAATCGAGCGTCGTCGAGAGTGCCTCGCGTTCGGCTTGCAGGTCTTGTCCGTAGCTCGCGGCGGCGTCGCCCTGCTCGCGGATGTGTGATTCTTGCATCAGTTCGCCGATCAGGTTGTCGGCGTCGCTCTCGATCGCGATCTCGAGGGCGTCGTACTTCCACTCGGGGGCGACGACGACCTCGATCGCCTCGGGGTCCTCGATACCGGCCACGTCGACGATGTCGCGGATGTCCTCGCGCGTGTTCTGGACCAGCTGTCGGCGCTTCGTGACGTGTTCGCGATCGATCTCGGCGGCAGGCCACTCGGCGTCGACGACGAGTCCGTCTTGGCCCAGGTCCTCCCACAGCTCCTCGGCGAGGTGGGGAGCGACGGGCGCGAGCAGACGGACGACGGCCAACAGGCCCCGGCGGTACGTCTCGGCGTGCGGGTCGGTGTAGGCAGCGTACTGACGGAGCGTTCGCGTCAGGTCCTGGGTCTCTCGCAGCGCTCGGTTGAACGTCAACTCGTCGTACTCCGCGCTCGCGATGGCGACGGTCGCGTCGATTTCGGCTCGGACGTAACTCGCGACGGCGTCGTCCTCGCCGTCGGGTTCGTCCGCTGTGATGTCGGCGACCATCTCCGTCAGGCGGCTCAGGTAGGCGTACGTCGACCGAACGCCCTCCTCGCTCCAGTCGAAGTCGCGTTCGGGCTGGGCGGCCTGCATCATGAACAGCCGGGCCGTGTCAGCGCCGTACTCCTCGACGATCCG
This portion of the Natronorubrum sediminis genome encodes:
- a CDS encoding YqjF family protein, translating into MTYQEEIRTRRPTRKRTSPFRWTFADGSSPITPHVVSMTWRNGLFVNWPVDPDALRPHVPDELTLETRDGEAWVSVLPFVLTNAGIRGTPPALRTAVAELNVRTYVRYRGDPALFFFSIDVGTPLVAGVVGRTTRLPVFHAHMRVGATEESVAFSSVRSQLAAGARPQFERTTAARFSASYRPEGDVFEPKPGSLAHWLVERRRFYAPEAGGVLAGEIAHDPWPLQPAHVTIEENTMLEANGLPEPTGEPVAYYCEELPMTGSIPRRLRDR
- a CDS encoding MFS transporter, which gives rise to MPSESDEDGFYYGWIVVVACFIGTFVVFGLSYSFGVFFERILAEFGHSRGVTSIAFGLQTFTLYIGAVLVGALVDRYGTRQILLAGTGLLCVGLLGTSQAESLLALFLFYGVITGFGMCAVYVVSYATVPRWFDRHVGLAGGIASAGLGAGMLFVAPASTALIEETGWRTAFVLLAAGATALLLVAAVLIRDDPLTADVTPPEDEFVGEPTPATDESLREQLEAVRRIAFTPSFFCLFVGWVAIYTTLYVVFSHIVVHVTDLGISAAVGAMVIAIIGGASAVARVGIGHIADAVGRTAVFGICSAVMGLATVALPFATSSWALLAFAFVYGIGYGGNGALLSPLTADLFGRENINAVFGLISGSFAISGLIAPYIAGLGYDSIGTYNPVFIAAGIAAVGGAGLIVLADRLAQSRTLETAYDSPPG
- a CDS encoding ornithine cyclodeaminase family protein — its product is MNTLLLDSEDVEEYARLEDVIDAVEQAFAAFERGDTQMPAKSYIDLPQYNGDFRSMPAYLETGEWDAAGLKWVNVHPDNPTDHDLPTVLGTMIYSDPETAFPLAVMDGTTLTMKRTGAAAAVATDYLAVDDASSLGLVGAGVQSYTQLRAITEIRDISTVVVSDPDEARVERFVDTFEDQFDVRAGSIEDAGHCDVLSTVTPVEDPIVGLDDIGERTHVNAIGADAEGKHELSDDLLSEAAIVIDDHEQCTHSGEINVPYSEGALTDNDLHGEIGEVVVGSKPGRTDETGVTVFDSTGLAIQDVAAAHVVYENASEATDGHPFDLVGVGSST
- a CDS encoding methyl-accepting chemotaxis protein encodes the protein MALEDYTPDRLRRSYSVKIGVIFVAVAVLTIFVSALFFAHASGAVGATTEQQFTDHAADRSDVADEWLETNAATADGLAADASVDDGDTDAIDDRFADVQTDRDDRITELHYLDGDGEVLASSASDATGEDFAISVDGETDGPTAPHDSLSSDEDVLSHVVSAPADDGEDRYVALSAPASGLESVIEPNDDYRTVVTDGDGEVLLTAGTEADVGDETVLAALSGDDADIATGMPDDATQEYAGTTATITDGDTPLQLTTYGAEADVFGAHNVATASVATLAFIFVINLGFVGIVLGGNLSLKLRRLADKAEQMGDGNLTVDLETNRIDEVGSLYDSFGTMRDDLDTTMADLEDERERAREAQRQTARRNRELEAEAQRFGDVMSACAGGDLQQRLEAETDHEAMVEIADSFNEMITDLERAVAQVERISQDVAHTSTEVQTSSEEISRASEEVSASIQEISDGSSAQAEDLETATTEVKELSATVEEVAAATSTIADQSSQVDDLATDGQVAATELTDEMHDAGERTDTVASTIHDLEREAEQIQQVVELIDDIAAQTNMLALNAAIESARSGSASGDGEGFQAVADEVKELAEQTQEAVDDVEAMIESVQQRATTSVEQIEATEETIGAATHQVETLADGLDRIALEIEQVTAGVQEIDQATDEQATSTEELATIVQDVASVAAETTSQAQQVAAAAEETTATITDVSAEATRLDDRAMELADAVDQFSVSADEGDDDGSHLVFSDAGGEDR
- a CDS encoding bacteriorhodopsin, coding for MIPELEMYRIGAAITALATVAFLVWVARKPAGLRRYYLPVPIICGTLSLAYLGMSLELLRFTTPDGEPVALTRYVEYYVATPIMVVLAGMIAGASRRQLVTLVVLVFAWISVTIVGVFQTPPEALVLNGLTVVVLGVLIYTLVWPITARSGQTSGERVLLFGKLRNLLLLLWVGYLVIGVISRQGIGLLDAFGGIFVGAYLDIATRIGFGILVLRATDAMVDLRDARTGGDSDGTDVTFSDSSATDTEIGSGSDPDIEPAD
- the thsA gene encoding thermosome subunit alpha, with protein sequence MGNQPLIVLSEDSQRTSGKDAQSMNVQAGKAVAESVRTTLGPKGMDKMLVDSSGNVIVTNDGVTLLSEMEIDHPAADMIVEVAETQEDEVGDGTTSAVVISGELLSQAEELLEQDIHATTLAQGYRQAAEEATEALEEIAIDVDEDDTEILEQIAATAMTGKGAENARDLLSELVVEAVQSVADGDDIDTDNIKVEKVVGSSIDESELVEGVIVDKERVSDNMPYFAEDASVAIVDGDLEIKETEIDAEVNVTDPDQLEQFLEQEETQLREMAEQVADAGADVVFVDGGIDDMAQHYLAQEGIIAVRRVKSSDQSQLARATGATPVTSVDDLSEDDLGFAGSVAQKEIAGDQRIFVEDVDDAKAVTLILRGGTEHVIDEVDRAIEDSLGVVRTTLEDGKVLAGGGAPEVDLSLALRDYADSVGGREQLAVEAFADALEVIPRTLAENAGLDPIDSLVELRADHDGGDTASGLDAYTGDTIDMGEEGVYEPLRVKTQAIESATEAAVMLLRIDDVIAAGDLAVADDDDGEDMPPGGGMGGGMGGMGGGMGGMM
- a CDS encoding short-chain fatty acid transporter codes for the protein MSDIQESSEAQMTPVQRFGEGIADRVERWMPSPFLFAILLTYVAAVIAFLSEGAGATEIALSWYGGFWDLLDFAMQMVLILVTAFVVAYHPWVKGVIDRIVRLPNNGKQAVVVVGVGAMMVGWISWGLGLIFGAILAREMGKYAEQNGMQLHYPLVAVAGYLGMSLTWGWGMSSSAGLLQATEGNVFMEQGVVDTVIPATEWVFHPYPLMLTVLAIVYASICLYLLTPPGEYARGMSQYLSREEMNDGEEESSDDSSADADGDADVAADGGSQQADLADKESPNEGDMRPEEESSAPADKINNSKVIGGVLALTGVALFVRAFFVQGLDALDLNVLNFGFIMVGLILYTSPIDYLEEFYDAVHSSSGIILQFPFYAGIIGIMEGTGLVDTMTEFLLSIATPATFPVIAWITAGILNVFVPSAGGEWTIVGGPMMSAGAELGIPHGQTIAAYGVGDAHTNLLNPFWAIPLLAITGLRARDMFGYAITMMILLTPFLAIALYVVPY